GGGCGCTGGGGCGGGCAAGGCCACGTCGCCGGCCGATGACAACAAGGCCGCCGCCTCGAACGACTCGGCCACCGCGTCGAACGACACCCGCGGTACCTCGTCCGGCAGTGCCACCGCGTCGAACGACACCCGCGGTGCGTCGTCCGGCAGTGCCACCGCGTCGAACGACACCCGCGGTACCTCGTCCGGTAGCGCCACCACCTCGAACGACACCCGCAGCACCGCGTCCGGCAAGGCCACCACCTCGAACGGTGCTCGCACCGCGTCCGGCAAGGCCGACACCACGCTCGCTTCCAACGACACGGCCAACAGCGCCCCCGCGCAGGACGGCGAGGACGCCGCCGAGGTCCAGGCCTCCGCGCCCGCCGAGCGCCCCGCGTCCTCGCTGGTCGCGGCCATCGAGAAGATTGCCCGGGAGCCCGCGCCCAAGGTCGCCGAGAAGGCGGCGGGCACGGACACGCGTGAGAAGAGCCTGGACGCCGCGGTGGCCGCGGCCATGGCCTCCAAGGCGACCGCGCCTCAGCCGAAGCCGGCCGAGCCGCCGCGCCCCATCACCCGGCCCGTGGATGACCAGGTGGCCCAGGCGCGGCTGAAGGCGGTCGCCAAGCACTCGCGCCGCATGGAGCTGACGCTGGCCGAACAGCTCGGGCTCAAGGTCCGTCGCGTCATCATCGACCCGGGCCACGGCGGCCACGACACGGGCGCCATTGGCAAGGGCGGCACGCGCGAGAAGGACGTGGCGCTGGCCATCTCCATCAAGCTCGCGGACGAGCTGCGCGAGAAGGGCCTGGAGGTCATCCTCACCCGCGACGACGACAAGTTCATCCGGCTGGAGGACCGCGCGAAGTTCGCCAACGCCGAGCACGGTGACCTGTTCATCTCCGTCCACTGCAACGCCGCGGAGAAGCGGACGATGCGCGGCATCGAGACGTACACGCTCAACACCTCGGCGGACCGCTACTCCATCCGTCTGGCGGCGCGGGAGAACGCGTCGTCGGAGAAGGGCATCAGCGACCTCCAGTTCATCCTGGCGGACCTGGCGACCAAGGCGAACACCGAGGAGTCCTCGCGGCTCGCCAGCCACGTGCAGCGCAGCCTCGTGTCGGACCTGTCCAGCAAGTACAAGAACATCCGCGACCGGGGCAGCAAGGAAGCGCTGTTCTATGTGTTGCTGGGTGTGAAGATGCCGGCCATCCTGGTGGAGACGGCGTTCCTCTCAAACCCAGACGAAGAGTCCCGCCTCAAGTCCAATGCCTACCAGACCGAGGTCGCCAAGGCGATTGCCCATGGCGTGGAGGAGTTCCTCGGAGACCGCCGCCGGGTCGCGAAAGTGGACTGAGCGCGCCCCGCGCGTGCGCGTCCGCGGGTGCCGCAAGACGGCACTTGCTGGGCGGTTCAGTTCCGTTCGGCGATGACGTCCCGGTGTCACCCGGAGGACGCCGCCGGACACACTCACGACAGACCTTCCTGGCGTGGGAACTTTTCTTCCCACCCTGGGCAGACGCATTCCTCGGCCTGGGCACATCCCGTCACCATCCGCCACGGTGCGGGGCGCCGCCGCGCCTGTCCGTCCCTCCCTGAAGGGCTCCCTTCAAGGACATGTGTGCGTTTCGCCTTAAAAACAAACAAGCAGTCAAATTCAGGGTTCGCATGGAAACGCATGCCAGCCATTGGTGTGACATGCGCTGAAGGGAGGGGTGGGCGGGACCGCTGAAGGTTCGGCCAACGGGTTGCAATGCCCCGCCGCAGCCGGAATCAACCGGCTGCTCGTTGGAGCATTGTCAATGAACGCAATCAAGACTGCCGTTGCTGCCGTCACCGCCGCTGCTTCCCTCGCCGCCTTCTCGCCCGCCGAGGCCGCCACCGCCACCGCCAACCTGAACGTCACCGCCAACGTCGGTGGCTCTTGCAGCATCGGCGCCGGCACGGGCGGCGGCACGCTGAACTTCGGTACGTACGATCCCATCATCGTGAACTCCGCGCTGGGCATCGACCTGTTCGGCACGGGCACGCTGAGCGTGCAGTGCACCCTGCTCGGCACGGCGGTCATCACCCTGGGCCAGGGCCTGCACGCGGGCGCGGGCTCGACGGACGCGGCGCCGCTGCGCCGGATGCGCAACACGGCGTCGGCGGACTACCTCGCCTACAACCTGTACCAGGACGTGACCCGCCTCATCGTGTGGGGCAACACCGCGGGCACGGGCCTCCCGTTCCTCGGCACGGGTCTTCCCGTCCCCGTGCTGGTCTACGGCACGGTTCCGCGCGGCCAGAACGTTCCCTCTGGCACGTACAACGACACCGTCGTCGCCACCATCACGTTCTGATTCGCGAGGCGATGACCCATGCGTAACCGTCTTCTTTCCTGGACGGGCGGCCTGATGTTCGCGGCTGCCTTGGAATGGACCTCCATGGGGCGTGCGAGCGCGGCTGAGCTCGACGTCAGCCCGGTCCGGCTCGAGTTGGATTCTGGCGCTCGTGGCGTGGTGATGAACGTGAGGAACAAGGGTAACGAGACCACACGCTTCCAAGCCTCTGTCTATTCCTGGGTCCAGGATGAAGAAGGCCGCATGTCGCTCGCGCCGACTCAGGACCTGTTCTTCTTCCCGTCCATGTTGACGTTGGAGCCCGGGGAGTCCCGCCCCATTCGGGTGGGCAGCTCCTCGGCTCCACAGGATACGGAGCGCTCCTTCCGCATCGTCGTGGAGGAGCTTCCGCCGCTGCAACCCTCGACCCAGGCGACTGGGTTGAACGTCCTGACCCGGGTGTCGATCCCCGTCTTCCTCGCGCCGAAGAAGAAGACGCTCCACGGTCAGATTGATGAAGCAGTCTTGCGCGAGTCCAAGTTCCACGTCCGGGTGAAGAACCCGGGCACGGTGAACTTCTTCATCCGGAACCTCCGGGTGCGCGGGCTCGACGCCAAAGGCAAGCGGCTGGTCGAACAAGAGGAGCCCGGCTGGTACGTGCTGGCGGGCGACTCGCAGGTGTACGCCATGGAGGTCGCTGGCAAGGCCTGCCGCAAGGTTCGCACGCTGGAGGTGGAGATGGAGACCGACCAGGGCGTGCTCCGTCAGACGTCCCCCGTGAATTCTTCCGCGCCCTGCGCTCGCTGAAACAAAACCTGTCATGGCCCCCACCAGACGAGTAGTGACCCGTGCGCCCGCGCGCGCGGTGTTGGCCTTGTCGCTGTCGCTGGGACCCCTCCCAGCGGCGGCGCAGGAGTCGGCGGGAAACCCCTCCGCGCCGCCCATGCCCATCGTCGCGGACTTCACCCTCAACGGTGTTCCCCGTGGCGCCACCTTTCCCATGCTCCGGGACGGAGACGTGCTGCTCCCGGCGGACTCGCTCGAGGCCTATGGGGTGGACCTGGTGGCGCTGGGAGGTCGCCAGGAAGTCTTCGAGGGAAAGACATACATCTCCGCCCGCTCCCTGGAGCCCCGCGGGCGTTGTGACATGGACGAGCGGACCGTCAGCCTCGTGTGCGAACTGCCGGCCTCCGTCTTCTCCGCGACCCGCATCAACCTGGGCCCACAAGTGCCCGGGGACTATCAGGTGCGCGGCAGCCCCAGCGGCTTCGTCAACTACGCCGCGCACGCCCGCAACACCGCGCTGACCTTCTTCGGTGAGGCGGGGGCGTCCGTGGGCCGGGGATTGTTGACGACGCAGGCGCGGTGGCGGCCCGGCACGGTGCCCCTGCGCGGCCTTTCGCAGCTCTCCCTGGACTTCCCCAAGCACATGGTGCGCGCCATCGCCGGCGAGGCCACGGCGTTTGGCGGGGTGCTGGGCGGCGGCGCGGTGGTGGCGGGCTTCCACCTGGTGCGCTCGTTCGAGCTGAATCCCTACTTCATCCGCAATCCCATGCAGGACTACGCGGGTGACGTGGACACGCCTTCCACGTTGGAGGTCTACGTCAACAACCACCTGGTGCGGCGCACCGAGCTGCCACCGGGCCCGTTCCGCCTGGAGAACCTCACGGTGCCTCGGGGCGAGGGCAACACGCGCTACGTCATCCGGGACGCCTTCGGCCGCACCCGCGAGGTGAATGATTCGTACTACCTCAGCGGCCAGCAGCTCTCCCCGGGCGTGGCGGACTTCCGCTTCTCCGCGGGCGTCGAGCGAGAGTCGCTCCACCTCCACAACTTCGACTACGGCCGTCCGATGTTGCTGGGAAATGCCCGCCTGGGCCTCACGTCCTGGCTGACGCCGGGGGTCCGCCTGGAGATGGCCCCCAACATGGTCAGCACCGGCGCCTTGCAGCTCATCCAGCTTCCCTTCGGTGAGCTGGAGCTGTCGCAGGCCATCAGCCGCAGCGAGAGCCGCACGGGCCTGGCGGCGGGCATCGTCTACTCATTGCAGCGCCGCTGGGTGGGTGGCTCGTTGTTTGGCCGGGGCATGAACGAGTCGTACACCCACACCAGCCTCAAGCTGGATGACGACCACCCCATCGTGGAGACGGGCGGCTCGCTCTTCGTCGCGCTGGGGCAGGACGTCAACGTGGGGGGGCAGGCCATGTTGTCGCGCTACCAGCAGGCGGGGTGGACGACGTGGCTGGGGGCCACCACCTCGGCGCGCCTGACGGACCGGACGACGCTGTCCTTCGCCGCGAACCGCAGCAAGTCCATGAGTGGCGACTCCGCGGTGGAGGGCATGGTGTACCTGAACGCCATCTTCGATGCCCGGACCACGGCCACGTTGGGCCACTCCCAGGGCCTGCGCGGGGAGGGCACCACGTCGGCGGACCTCGCGCGCTCGGTGCCCATGGAAGGGGGCCTGGGCTACCAGGTGCAGGGCCAGGTGGGGCGGGCGGACCGGGCCATGGGGCGGGCCGACTACGACAGCAACGTGGGACGTGTGTCGGCCGGCGCGGAGTGGTTCGAAGGGCGCGTCTCCGGCATGGGCGAGGTCGCCGGCGGCCTGGTCTTCATTGGCGGACGCGTGCGTCCCACCCGCGCGGTGGACCAGGGCTTCGCGCTGGTGCGCGTGAAGGGGGTTCAAGGCGTGGGCGTGCGGTTGAACCACCACGAAATCGGCCAGACGGACGCGGACGGTGAGCTGGTGGTGACGCGGCTGCAGTCCTACAACGCCAACCACCTCTCGCTGGCGGACAACCAGGTGCCCTTGGACGTCTACATCCCGTCCACGGAGCAGACGGTGGCCACGTACCAGCGCGGCGGCGTCGTGCTCGACTTCAAGACGCAGACGGTGCGCGCGTACCGGGGCAAGGTGACCATCGACTCGCAGGAGGACACGCGCTGGTTGTCCTATGGCGAGATTCGCGTGGAGAAGGATGGAGAGAAGTGGGCTTCGCCCATTGGATGGAATGGTGAGTTCGAATTGGTGGGGCTGCCCGAAGGCCGCCTTCCGGCGACAGTCGTCTACCCCAAGGGCCGCTGCGCGACCTCGCTGGAGGTCCCGTCCCTCGAGGGCAAGGTCATCGACCTGGGAACCGTGAGGTGCGTCCATGATGCGAAATAGCGCGACGCGAGCGGCGGCGCTCGCGGTGGTGGGGGCCTGTGGCTTGCTCCCGGGGCTGGCGGGCGCGGTCTGCCAGATTCGCACCACGCAGGCGGTGGCCTTCGGGACCTATCTCTCCACGGATGTGCTTCCCCGGGACTCGGTGGGGAACATCATCTTCCGGTGCGAGGGGCAGATCACCCCCATCTACATCGACATCAGCACCGGTGGCGGCGGCGCCTTCGCGGCGCGCAGCATGGCGGGGCCGGGGTCGCCCCGGCTGCGGTACAACCTCTACCGGGACGCGACGCGGCTGCTCGTCTGGGGCAACGGTTCGTCGGGGACGGTGCGCTACGGGCCGTTCCTCCCCGTCTTCGGAGAGGACACGACCATCCCCATCTACGGCCGCATCTTCTCGCAGCAGTCGGTGCCCGCGGGGGCCTACTCCGACACGCTGGTGATGACGGTGACCTTCTGAAGGCCACCGCCACCCACCGCGCGGCTACTTCAGCACCACCAGCAGGTCGCCCCCCTGGACGGCGGCCTTGAGCGCCGGGATGACCTCCTCCACGGTGCCCGTCCTGGGCGCGCGCACCACCGTCTCCATCTTCATCGCCTCCAGGGTGACGAGCGGTGCGCCCGTCTCCACCGCGTCGCCCACCTTGACGTGCACGGTGATGACGGTGCCCGGCATGCTGGCGGCCACGTGGTTCGGGTTGGCGCGGTCCGCCTGACGGCGCGCCTCCACGGTGGTGGCCCGGCCGCGGTCCCTCACCTGGACGGTGCGGTTGTGGCCGTTGAGGGCGAAGTAGACGGTGCGCACGCCTTCCTCGTCCGGCTCGCCCACCGCGGACAGGCTGATGACCAACGTCTTGCCGGGCTCCAGCTCCACCCAGATCTCCTGGCCCACCTCCATGCCGTAGAAGTAGTTGGGCGTGTCGAGGATGGAGACGT
This genomic window from Myxococcus hansupus contains:
- a CDS encoding N-acetylmuramoyl-L-alanine amidase produces the protein MHSRLVTVLPVLLLLVPSAVGAAKRDEAEEAYQGARKVYYSLKDDAARRKLRHHWLNVAARFEGVAARFPKSDRAPDALYTAAELLQELSRISFVEDDLKASIADYTKLIEGYPKHRLSDDGALALAKIHVHRLDQPEAARRVLTETLAVNGKGDRAREMKELLASLPAPPKPAPAPRKAAPAVAKAPAQSSGSGKSASQDAAPAKADKASEASTAVAANDKDSSGKGAGAGKATSPADDNKAAASNDSATASNDTRGTSSGSATASNDTRGASSGSATASNDTRGTSSGSATTSNDTRSTASGKATTSNGARTASGKADTTLASNDTANSAPAQDGEDAAEVQASAPAERPASSLVAAIEKIAREPAPKVAEKAAGTDTREKSLDAAVAAAMASKATAPQPKPAEPPRPITRPVDDQVAQARLKAVAKHSRRMELTLAEQLGLKVRRVIIDPGHGGHDTGAIGKGGTREKDVALAISIKLADELREKGLEVILTRDDDKFIRLEDRAKFANAEHGDLFISVHCNAAEKRTMRGIETYTLNTSADRYSIRLAARENASSEKGISDLQFILADLATKANTEESSRLASHVQRSLVSDLSSKYKNIRDRGSKEALFYVLLGVKMPAILVETAFLSNPDEESRLKSNAYQTEVAKAIAHGVEEFLGDRRRVAKVD
- the pru gene encoding fruiting body development fimbrial-like coat protein PRU, with translation MNAIKTAVAAVTAAASLAAFSPAEAATATANLNVTANVGGSCSIGAGTGGGTLNFGTYDPIIVNSALGIDLFGTGTLSVQCTLLGTAVITLGQGLHAGAGSTDAAPLRRMRNTASADYLAYNLYQDVTRLIVWGNTAGTGLPFLGTGLPVPVLVYGTVPRGQNVPSGTYNDTVVATITF
- a CDS encoding fimbrial biogenesis chaperone; translation: MGRASAAELDVSPVRLELDSGARGVVMNVRNKGNETTRFQASVYSWVQDEEGRMSLAPTQDLFFFPSMLTLEPGESRPIRVGSSSAPQDTERSFRIVVEELPPLQPSTQATGLNVLTRVSIPVFLAPKKKTLHGQIDEAVLRESKFHVRVKNPGTVNFFIRNLRVRGLDAKGKRLVEQEEPGWYVLAGDSQVYAMEVAGKACRKVRTLEVEMETDQGVLRQTSPVNSSAPCAR
- a CDS encoding fimbria/pilus outer membrane usher protein, with the protein product MTRAPARAVLALSLSLGPLPAAAQESAGNPSAPPMPIVADFTLNGVPRGATFPMLRDGDVLLPADSLEAYGVDLVALGGRQEVFEGKTYISARSLEPRGRCDMDERTVSLVCELPASVFSATRINLGPQVPGDYQVRGSPSGFVNYAAHARNTALTFFGEAGASVGRGLLTTQARWRPGTVPLRGLSQLSLDFPKHMVRAIAGEATAFGGVLGGGAVVAGFHLVRSFELNPYFIRNPMQDYAGDVDTPSTLEVYVNNHLVRRTELPPGPFRLENLTVPRGEGNTRYVIRDAFGRTREVNDSYYLSGQQLSPGVADFRFSAGVERESLHLHNFDYGRPMLLGNARLGLTSWLTPGVRLEMAPNMVSTGALQLIQLPFGELELSQAISRSESRTGLAAGIVYSLQRRWVGGSLFGRGMNESYTHTSLKLDDDHPIVETGGSLFVALGQDVNVGGQAMLSRYQQAGWTTWLGATTSARLTDRTTLSFAANRSKSMSGDSAVEGMVYLNAIFDARTTATLGHSQGLRGEGTTSADLARSVPMEGGLGYQVQGQVGRADRAMGRADYDSNVGRVSAGAEWFEGRVSGMGEVAGGLVFIGGRVRPTRAVDQGFALVRVKGVQGVGVRLNHHEIGQTDADGELVVTRLQSYNANHLSLADNQVPLDVYIPSTEQTVATYQRGGVVLDFKTQTVRAYRGKVTIDSQEDTRWLSYGEIRVEKDGEKWASPIGWNGEFELVGLPEGRLPATVVYPKGRCATSLEVPSLEGKVIDLGTVRCVHDAK
- a CDS encoding spore coat U domain-containing protein codes for the protein MMRNSATRAAALAVVGACGLLPGLAGAVCQIRTTQAVAFGTYLSTDVLPRDSVGNIIFRCEGQITPIYIDISTGGGGAFAARSMAGPGSPRLRYNLYRDATRLLVWGNGSSGTVRYGPFLPVFGEDTTIPIYGRIFSQQSVPAGAYSDTLVMTVTF